A window from Mangifera indica cultivar Alphonso chromosome 2, CATAS_Mindica_2.1, whole genome shotgun sequence encodes these proteins:
- the LOC123208949 gene encoding tubulin alpha-5 chain — protein MREIISIHIGQAGIQVGNSCWELYCLEHGIQPDGMMPSDTTVGSCHDAFNTFFSETGAGKHVPRAVFVDLEPTVIDEVRTGTYRQLFHPEQLISGKEDAANNFARGHYTVGKEIVDLCLDRVRKLADNCTGLQGFLVFSAVGGGTGSGLGSLLLERLSVDYGKKSKLGFTIYPSPQVSTAVVEPYNSVLSTHSLLEHTDVSVLLDNEAIYDICRRSLDIERPTYTNLNRLISQIISSLTTSLRFDGAINVDVTEFQTNLVPYPRIHFMLSSYAPVISAEKAYHEQLSVPEITNAVFEPSSMMAKCDPRHGKYMACCLMYRGDVVPKDVNAAVATIKTKRTVQFVDWCPTGFKCGINYEPPTVVPGGDLAKVQRAVCMISNNTAVAEVFSRIDHKFDLMYAKRAFVHWYVGEGMEEGEFSEAREDLAALEKDYEEVGAEGVDEEEEGEDY, from the exons ATGAGAGAGATAATCAGTATACACATTGGACAAGCTGGAATTCAGGTGGGAAATTCATGTTGGGAGCTCTATTGCTTGGAACATGGCATTCAGCCTGATGGGATGATGCCCAG TGATACTACTGTGGGCTCTTGCCATGATGCCTTCAACACATTCTTCAGTGAAACTGGTGCTGGCAAGCATGTGCCAAGAGCTGTGTTTGTTGATCTTGAACCAACAGTCATTGATGAAGTTAGAACTGGTACTTATCGCCAACTTTTTCACCCAGAGCAGCTTATTTCTGGGAAGGAAGATGCAGCTAACAACTTTGCGAGGGGACATTATACCG TTGGGAAGGAAATTGTTGATCTTTGCCTTGATAGAGTGAGGAAGTTGGCTGATAATTGCACAGGGCTGCaaggatttttggtttttagtgCTGTTGGTGGTGGCACTGGTTCTGGTCTGGGGTCTTTGCTGTTAGAACGCCTGTCAGTAGATTATGGGAAGAAGTCAAAGCTTGGCTTCACTATCTACCCTTCTCCTCAG GTGTCAACGGCTGTTGTCGAGCCTTATAACAGTGTTCTGTCTACTCATTCCCTTCTTGAGCACACGGATGTTTCTGTGCTGTTGGACAATGAAGCTATTTATGACATATGCCGCAGATCTCTAGATATTGAGAGGCCAACATACACTAATTTGAATCGATTGATTTCTCAAATCATATCATCTTTGACTACTTCATTGAGGTTTGATGGAGCAATCAATGTTGATGTTACAGAGTTCCAGACCAATCTTGTACCATATCCCCGTATCCATTTCATGCTCTCATCATATGCCCCTGTTATCTCAGCTGAAAAAGCATATCATGAACAGCTATCAGTTCCTGAGATCACAAATGCAGTGTTTGAGCCCTCAAGTATGATGGCCAAGTGTGATCCCAGGCATGGGAAGTACATGGCTTGCTGCTTGATGTACCGGGGAGATGTTGTTCCCAAGGATGTAAATGCTGCTGTAGCCACAATAAAAACCAAACGAACTGTACAGTTTGTTGACTG GTGTCCAACTGGCTTCAAATGTGGTATCAACTATGAGCCTCCAACTGTTGTACCTGGGGGTGACCTGGCTAAGGTGCAGCGAGCTGTTTGCATGATCAGCAACAACACAGCCGTGGCTGAAGTGTTCTCCCGCATTGATCACAAATTTGATCTCATGTATGCCAAGAGGGCATTTGTGCACTGGTATGTTGGTGAAGGCATGGAAGAAGGGGAATTCTCAGAAGCACGTGAAGATTTGGCTGCACTTGAGAAAGATTATGAAGAAGTAGGTGCAGAAGGTGTTGATGAGGAAGAGGAAGGTGAAGACTATTGA
- the LOC123197760 gene encoding uncharacterized protein LOC123197760 isoform X4, translating into MSLGLRTWQSDRASASNCSISVGSGGYAWFQIPDYFCCTLSGRPPPAASTAVGQFFNPQEGEIEFSPHAMLLSTYSPKEMFLKEDHPLTFNLSFAISLGLFAATLSLKTESCGIKKAGLPDEETGNMENSSPKEIIQKAAQGVWIMAQLRAKGKNKWRRAVWTKHPGSWN; encoded by the exons ATGAGCCTGGGTCTCAG AACTTGGCAGTCAGACAGAGCAAGTGCCTCCAACTGCAGTATTTCAGTTGGGTCCGGAGGATATGCGTGGTTTCAGATTCCTGATTATTTCTGTTGCACCTTGTCCG GTAGACCTCCGCCAGCAGCTTCCACGGCAGTTGGGCAGTTCTTTAATCCACAGGAAGGGGAGATTGAATTTTCTCCACACGCAATGCTTCTATCTACATATTCACCTAAG GAAATGTTTCTGAAGGAGGATCATCCCCTCACTTTCAATCTGTCATTTGCTATTAGCTTAGGCCTTTTCGCTGCTACTTTGTCTTTGAAAACTGAAAGCTGTGGAATAAAGAAAGCTGGGCTTCCAGATGAAGAAACTGGAAACATGGAAAACAGTA GCCCAAAGGAGATAATACAGAAGGCAGCCCAGGGAGTATGGATAATGGCCCAGCTGAGAGCAAAAGGGAAGAACAAATGGAGGAGGGCAGTTTGGACAAAGCACCCAGGCAGCTGGAATTAA
- the LOC123197760 gene encoding uncharacterized protein LOC123197760 isoform X1, with protein sequence MGYVRKMVNISDVLGGVSFGISVKAKVQMEKSHFIYVTKLTPCFGVRIGESTLDLSASERALQVTSKMVHIPSRQAPRQALVVLTTELGSQTEQVPPTAVFQLGPEDMRGFRFLIISVAPCPTISGRPPPAASTAVGQFFNPQEGEIEFSPHAMLLSTYSPKEMFLKEDHPLTFNLSFAISLGLFAATLSLKTESCGIKKAGLPDEETGNMENSSPKEIIQKAAQGVWIMAQLRAKGKNKWRRAVWTKHPGSWN encoded by the exons ATGGGTTATGTAAGAAAAATGGTAAATATTAGCGACGTTTTGGGAGGAGTTTCTTTTGGAATCTCTGTCAAGGccaa AGTTCAAATGGAAAAAAGTCACTTCATATATGTGACAAAACTTACTCCATGTTTTGGGGTTAGAATAGGGGAATCAACTTTGGACCTGTCTGCAAGTGAAAGGGCTCTACAGGTGACGTCAAAGATGGTTCACATTCCATCACGACAAGCACCAAGGCAGGCACTAGTTGTTTTAACT ACAGAACTTGGCAGTCAGACAGAGCAAGTGCCTCCAACTGCAGTATTTCAGTTGGGTCCGGAGGATATGCGTGGTTTCAGATTCCTGATTATTTCTGTTGCACCTTGTCCG ACTATTTCAGGTAGACCTCCGCCAGCAGCTTCCACGGCAGTTGGGCAGTTCTTTAATCCACAGGAAGGGGAGATTGAATTTTCTCCACACGCAATGCTTCTATCTACATATTCACCTAAG GAAATGTTTCTGAAGGAGGATCATCCCCTCACTTTCAATCTGTCATTTGCTATTAGCTTAGGCCTTTTCGCTGCTACTTTGTCTTTGAAAACTGAAAGCTGTGGAATAAAGAAAGCTGGGCTTCCAGATGAAGAAACTGGAAACATGGAAAACAGTA GCCCAAAGGAGATAATACAGAAGGCAGCCCAGGGAGTATGGATAATGGCCCAGCTGAGAGCAAAAGGGAAGAACAAATGGAGGAGGGCAGTTTGGACAAAGCACCCAGGCAGCTGGAATTAA
- the LOC123197760 gene encoding uncharacterized protein LOC123197760 isoform X3, with the protein MSLGLRIGESTLDLSASERALQVTSKMVHIPSRQAPRTWQSDRASASNCSISVGSGGYAWFQIPDYFCCTLSGRPPPAASTAVGQFFNPQEGEIEFSPHAMLLSTYSPKEMFLKEDHPLTFNLSFAISLGLFAATLSLKTESCGIKKAGLPDEETGNMENSSPKEIIQKAAQGVWIMAQLRAKGKNKWRRAVWTKHPGSWN; encoded by the exons ATGAGCCTGGGTCTCAG AATAGGGGAATCAACTTTGGACCTGTCTGCAAGTGAAAGGGCTCTACAGGTGACGTCAAAGATGGTTCACATTCCATCACGACAAGCACCAAG AACTTGGCAGTCAGACAGAGCAAGTGCCTCCAACTGCAGTATTTCAGTTGGGTCCGGAGGATATGCGTGGTTTCAGATTCCTGATTATTTCTGTTGCACCTTGTCCG GTAGACCTCCGCCAGCAGCTTCCACGGCAGTTGGGCAGTTCTTTAATCCACAGGAAGGGGAGATTGAATTTTCTCCACACGCAATGCTTCTATCTACATATTCACCTAAG GAAATGTTTCTGAAGGAGGATCATCCCCTCACTTTCAATCTGTCATTTGCTATTAGCTTAGGCCTTTTCGCTGCTACTTTGTCTTTGAAAACTGAAAGCTGTGGAATAAAGAAAGCTGGGCTTCCAGATGAAGAAACTGGAAACATGGAAAACAGTA GCCCAAAGGAGATAATACAGAAGGCAGCCCAGGGAGTATGGATAATGGCCCAGCTGAGAGCAAAAGGGAAGAACAAATGGAGGAGGGCAGTTTGGACAAAGCACCCAGGCAGCTGGAATTAA
- the LOC123197760 gene encoding uncharacterized protein LOC123197760 isoform X2 — translation MGYVRKMVNISDVLGGVSFGISVKAKVQMEKSHFIYVTKLTPCFGVRIGESTLDLSASERALQVTSKMVHIPSRQAPRTWQSDRASASNCSISVGSGGYAWFQIPDYFCCTLSGRPPPAASTAVGQFFNPQEGEIEFSPHAMLLSTYSPKEMFLKEDHPLTFNLSFAISLGLFAATLSLKTESCGIKKAGLPDEETGNMENSSPKEIIQKAAQGVWIMAQLRAKGKNKWRRAVWTKHPGSWN, via the exons ATGGGTTATGTAAGAAAAATGGTAAATATTAGCGACGTTTTGGGAGGAGTTTCTTTTGGAATCTCTGTCAAGGccaa AGTTCAAATGGAAAAAAGTCACTTCATATATGTGACAAAACTTACTCCATGTTTTGGGGTTAGAATAGGGGAATCAACTTTGGACCTGTCTGCAAGTGAAAGGGCTCTACAGGTGACGTCAAAGATGGTTCACATTCCATCACGACAAGCACCAAG AACTTGGCAGTCAGACAGAGCAAGTGCCTCCAACTGCAGTATTTCAGTTGGGTCCGGAGGATATGCGTGGTTTCAGATTCCTGATTATTTCTGTTGCACCTTGTCCG GTAGACCTCCGCCAGCAGCTTCCACGGCAGTTGGGCAGTTCTTTAATCCACAGGAAGGGGAGATTGAATTTTCTCCACACGCAATGCTTCTATCTACATATTCACCTAAG GAAATGTTTCTGAAGGAGGATCATCCCCTCACTTTCAATCTGTCATTTGCTATTAGCTTAGGCCTTTTCGCTGCTACTTTGTCTTTGAAAACTGAAAGCTGTGGAATAAAGAAAGCTGGGCTTCCAGATGAAGAAACTGGAAACATGGAAAACAGTA GCCCAAAGGAGATAATACAGAAGGCAGCCCAGGGAGTATGGATAATGGCCCAGCTGAGAGCAAAAGGGAAGAACAAATGGAGGAGGGCAGTTTGGACAAAGCACCCAGGCAGCTGGAATTAA